One genomic segment of Arachis duranensis cultivar V14167 chromosome 4, aradu.V14167.gnm2.J7QH, whole genome shotgun sequence includes these proteins:
- the LOC107486014 gene encoding uncharacterized mitochondrial protein AtMg00810-like has protein sequence MNGTVLDNPTIYRQLVGGLVYLTVTRPDIAYPVHVLSQFLLASRTIHCAAVLRILCYMKDTLFHALHFSAHSSLFLQAYSDVDCTGDPTDRRSTTDYCLFLSDSLIFWRAKK, from the coding sequence ATGAATGGCACTGTTTTGGATAATCCTACTATTTATCGACAGTTGGTTGGAGGTCTCGTCTATTTGACTGTCACACGACCAGATATCGCCTATCCAGTTCATGTTCTTAGCCAGTTCTTGTTAGCTTCTCGTACTATTCACTGTGCGGCAGTTCTTCGCATTCTTTGCTACATGAAAGACACTCTATTTCATGCTCTTCATTTTTCTGCCCATTCTTCTTTATTCCTTCAAGCATACTCAGATGTTGATTGTACTGGTGATCCCACTGATCGTCGTTCTACTACTgattattgtttgtttcttagtGACTCTCTCATTTTCTGGCGAGCCAAAAAGTAA
- the LOC107486015 gene encoding F-box/kelch-repeat protein SKIP6-like — MKSTSFHYKFDRDNLITHSLDIHYALLPLLIHDNTYPIPILYLFCVPKFESEIAPLSLLLPLFSPPLSPETTAPAPPLHQSPERQRPPSPFLGLLSSATKHPRHPTFPPAIGSAYAVLGSTIYVIGGSINDVPSSHIWLLDCRFHRWRRGPSMRVGREFAATGVVDEKIYVIGSCVADNWARSANWAEVLDPASEKWERVASPAEVREKWMHASAVVDGKVYAMADRGDIALDPRCGAWESVGTELDLGWRGRACVVDDILYCYDYLGKIKGFDVKSGVWKELKGLHKGLPQFLCGATMADLGGKLVVVWECGGGNGKDMDIWCAEIQVSKKNSELWGEVDWFQKVFSIPKGEWRLRWLRRDSDGWG, encoded by the exons atgaaaaGTACCTCATTCCActacaagtttgatagagataaTCTGATCACCCACTctcttgacatccactacgcccttcttccactgcttatccacgATAATACCTACCCGATTCCTATTCTTTACCTTTTCTGTGTTCCAAAGTTTGAATCCGAAA TTGCGcccctttctcttcttcttcccctcttttcaCCTCCGCTGAGCCCAGAAACCACAGCGCCAGCTCCTCCTCTCCACCAAAGCCCAGAGCGGCAGCGGCCACCTTCTCCATTCCTGGGTCTCCTCTCGTCTGCCACCAAACATCCGCGACACCCAACCTTCCCCCCCGCTATCGGCTCTGCCTACGCCGTTCTTGGTTCCACCATCTACGTCATCGGCGGCTCCATTAACGACGTTCCCTCCTCTCATATCTGGCTCCTCGACTGCCGCTTCCACCGATGGCGACGTGGACCCTCCATGCGCGTCGGCCGTGAGTTCGCCGCTACGGGAGTCGTCGACGAAAAGATTTACGTCATCGGAAGCTGTGTCGCCGATAATTGGGCTAGGTCGGCCAACTGGGCGGAGGTTCTTGACCCCGCCTCCGAGAAATGGGAGCGCGTGGCGAGCCCCGCGGAGGTTCGGGAGAAGTGGATGCACGCAAGCGCCGTGGTGGACGGCAAGGTGTACGCCATGGCAGATCGCGGCGACATCGCGTTGGATCCCCGATGCGGCGCTTGGGAGAGCGTGGGAACAGAGCTAGACCTCGGGTGGCGAGGGAGGGCGTGCGTGGTGGATGATATTCTTTATTGCTATGATTACTTGGGGAAGATTAAAGGGTTCGATGTGAAAAGTGGGGTATGGAAAGAGCTGAAGGGGTTGCATAAGGGGTTGCCTCAGTTTCTGTGTGGTGCTACCATGGCTGATTTGGGTGGGAAGTTGGTTGTGGTGTGGGAGTGTGGTGGTGGGAACGGGAAAGACATGGACATTTGGTGTGCTGAGATTCAAGTTAGCAAGAAGAATAGTGAACTGTGGGGTGAGGTTGATTGGTTCCAAAAGGTTTTTTCTATTCCCAAAGGCGAGTGGAGGTTACGGTGGCTGAGAAGAGACAGTGATGGATGGGGATGA